A section of the Bacillus sp. HSf4 genome encodes:
- a CDS encoding thioredoxin family protein translates to MKKIESNEELQKAVNDDLSLLMFSADWCPDCRFVEPFLPELEANYPEFTFYYVDRDKFIDTCAEWDIFGIPSFLVFKDGNEINRFVSKDRKTKEEIEQFLTDSLNK, encoded by the coding sequence TTGAAAAAAATCGAGTCTAATGAAGAATTGCAAAAAGCTGTCAATGATGATTTGTCCCTGTTGATGTTTTCGGCGGATTGGTGTCCTGACTGCCGTTTTGTCGAACCGTTTTTGCCGGAGCTTGAGGCGAACTATCCGGAGTTCACATTCTACTATGTCGACCGTGACAAATTTATCGACACATGCGCTGAATGGGACATTTTCGGAATTCCGAGCTTTCTCGTATTCAAAGACGGAAACGAAATCAATCGCTTTGTCAGCAAGGATCGAAAAACGAAAGAGGAAATCGAGCAATTTTTGACGGATTCTCTGAACAAGTAG